A stretch of DNA from Candidatus Hydrogenedentota bacterium:
TTGATCATATACGTGGATGGAGTCGCATAGCCGGCTGCGGGGAGTTCGCCCATCCACAGCGTCTTGCCGGTGCGCTCGTCGATAGCGCGGAGGTGCGCGTCTTTGCTCGCCGCGATAAAGATGAGACCGCTTCCCGTGACAATTGGGCCCCCGTAATTCTCGCTTCCCGTGTTCGTCAATCCGGCGTCGGCGAGCGCAGGCTCATATCCCAGCGGAATCTGCCAGAGGTGTTCTCCCTTGTTCAGATCGATTGCCGTAAGAGTGCCCCACGGCGGCTGCCATGCCGGGTATCCGTCCCTATCGACGAAGCGCGTGTAGCCGCTGTGATTGAACCACGTCTTCCCACGCTCTTGTGACGCGGGGGGTGGGGGAGTCGCCGGGCCCTCGCGCGTCGCCGCCGCGTCCTCGAGTCCGCAGATGTAATTGATCACCGCGTTCAGGTCCGCGTCGCCGAGGAATGCGAACGCGGGCATGCGCTCTTTCCCACTCTTTATGTGCAGCGCCATTTGCTCCTTCGAGTATTTCTTTTGCAGGTCCTTCAACGGCGGAAACACGCGAATAGGATCGCCTTTCATATCGACGCCGTGGCAGAACACGCAGTTTTGTGAGTAGATGCGCTTGCCGTGCGAGTCGAGTTTCGACGCCCCTTCCGAGGCGTCAAACATTGACACGATGCACGGGATTTCGTTGGCGTTCACGTACATGACGCCCGTTGTCGGGTTTATCGCCGCGCCGCCCCATTCGCCGCCGCCGTCGAAGCTCGGAACGATTAGAGTACCTTCCAGACTCGGCGGTGTGAATGGGCCGTTCCATCGTAACCGTTTGAGCCGCTCCAGCACATCGTCGTGCGCCGGCTGCGTGCGCTTCGTTACTTCATTTTCGCGAAATCCCTGACGCGCAAACGGTGGCGGCTTCAACGGCAAAGGCTGCGTTGGCCACGCCTGTTCGCCCGGAAGGTCGGACGGTGGCGCGGCCACTTCTTCGATCGGAAACAGCGGTTCGCCCGTGTCGCGGTCGAAGACGAACACGTAGCCCGACTTCGTGATCTGCGCGACGGCGTCACGCTTCCTGCCATCGTGAACAAGGGTCACGAGATTCGGTGGTGCAGGGAGGTCGCGGTCCCACAGATCGTGCCGTACAATCTGATAGTGCCATATGCGCTCGCCCGTGTCCGCTTTCAGCGCGAGCAGGCAATTGGCAAACAAGTTCTCGCCGTGGCGATCGGCGCCGTAGAAGTCATACGTCGCCGAACCCGTTGGGACGTACACCACGCCGCGCTTTTCGTCGAGGCTCATGCCTCCCCAGCAATTCGCGCCGCCGACGCGCTGCCACGCGTCCGGCGGCCACGTCTCGTACCCAAATTCGCCCGGGCGTGGAATGGTGTGGAACTCCCAGGCTTTTTCGCCGGTTCGCACGTTGAACGCCATGATGTCGCCCGGCGCGGCGGGATTCCCTTCGTGCACGCGCACAGACATGATCATGATGTCTTTGTAGATCGCGCCCGGCGTCGTCACGCCAAGCGACAGATTCGACACGTCGCGCTGGTAGTAGTCTTTCAAGTTGATTGCGCCGTCCTTGCCGAAACTCGTGACGTGCTTTCCCGTGCGCGCGTTCAACGCATACACGTGATGACCGATGGCCGCCATGATTCGCTTGTCGCGGCCCGATTCCCAATACTGCACGCCGCGCAACACGGACGCCCCCGCCTGCTTGTCCGGAGCCACGAATTTCCAGCGCTCCTTTCCCGTTGCCGCGTCCAATGCAAATATGTGGCGTTCCGCCGACACCCCGTAGAGCAAACTGCCCACGACGATGGGATTGCACTGAATCTGTGCCTCGCCGCCGCTTCGGTACACCCAGGCCTGTTCGAGTTGTGCGACGTTCGCTGCGTCAATCTGATCGAGGCTCGAATAATGCGTGCGTTCGAGATCACCCAGATACCACGACCACATTCGGTGATTGTCCGCATCTGCTTGGGCATGTACGCCTGCAATGCCGATTAGGACGGCCGTACACGCCAATCGCTTCCACTCCCGCATGGATCAAACGCTCCCGTTAAAAATGGTTCTCGGCTGCCTCAACGCCGCGACGGATTGTCGGTTGCGCACAGCGCCACTTTCAACTTCGCCTTGAACTCGTTCGTATTTCCAAGCAGAATGAGGGGATAGCGGGGGCAACACTTCGGAAGGGAGCTGGGCAATGGCCAGCGGCCAGGTTCTGTACGCGCGGTTCGAGGACGTCTATGTCCTCAAATTCGTTGGATCAATTGGATTTACAGACGATTGGACATTCCCATTGAGCAAGTCCGCGCGACTGTTCATCGATCGCCTGCTCGGGCAAGACGACTACGAAAACATCGTTGTCGACCTGACTGAATGCGATGGTATGGACAGCACCAACCTCGGCTTGCTCGCCGAAGTTGGCAGGCTATCGATGGACCGCTTCAACCGCAAGGCGTCGATCCTCGTGCCTGAAGGCGGCCGCATGATGCGCAACCTGAAGGTCACTGGCTTCGATGCCTTGTTCACGATCCTCGATGTGGACACGCCCATCCGTGGCGATCTCGAACCGCTGCGCGAGGTGTCGGATTCCGAACTGAGCGTCGCGCGCATGCTGCTCGAAGCGCATCAAACCTTGTCGAACATGAACGAGTCCAACAAGCTCATGTTCAAGAACGTCATCGAGGCGCTCGAGGCGGACGTTGCGCGTCTCGAATCCGAGCAGGGGGGATCGGGCACAGGCAATTCGAAGGCGTAGGGTTATTTGGTTTCCTTCGGCGGCGTAACGTCGATCACCTCGCGCGTCTCGATCTGCTTCCGGCGGCCAAAGGGCAGGATATCGATGCCGAGATACCGCAAACTCGAGAACAAGAGAGCTGCGGCCGCCGCTTCGTCAAGATTGCCCACTATAGGGAGCGCGTCCGGCAACTCGAAAACCCCAACTGTAAAGTTCAGCAGGTACACAGTGGAAATGAGTACGCCGAGCATTGCGACACCCTGACCGAAGCAGCCCGGCCCTCGCTCTTCCACGACAACGATCTTTTCCTGCGGCAATGTGTGATTTACCCTTTACGCGCTCTTTTCAGGCTCGTCGTCAATGAATGCGATGTTCAGTTCGACGTCCTCGCGCAGGTTCGGCATCCAGCCTTTGAGCAATTCGCGAACGGTCCTCTCGGCCGCTGCTCTCGCCTTGTCCTGCAATATCGGGTTCGCGCCTTCCCGCAGCACAGCGTCGCGCAACTCCCGCTTCGCTTCCTCCAACAAGAAGTCGCCGGAAAACATCTGCAGTCTGCCCCAGCCCACTTCTGTCTGCGTGTCTATCGAATCCGGGTTGCTCTGCACTTCGACGACATCCGGATCCACGCGTGGCGCCGGAAGCGTCACGCACAACGATTTGTCCTCCGGATCGAAGGTGACATCGTCCTGATCGAAGGCCTGGAGAGGGATGACATACTGGACCCTGTTGTCGCGTACGCGCAGCCGCACCGTTGTGTCGCCCAGTTTGAACGACTCCCAGAGCACGCGTTTCTCGCTCGACTTGTCGATCTCGACGTCCACGTCCGTCGTCAACACGACCAGCTTCGATTCGTGTTTAACATTCTCGATGCCGCTGGATACAATTGTGCTTACATTAACCTCGGGCTTGAACGCCGCCGCCAACCGATCCGGTACGCGCGCCATTTCTTCAATCGCCGTTGTCGCGGCGGCGCCACCCGTCTCGATCACTTTCGCGGGGACGGAATACATTACGGTGTAGATTAGAAAAGTCGCGGCGGCTATCGCGCCAAGAAACACCGCCGCCACCGCCCACGCTGCGGTTGGCGCGCGCCGTATGACCACCCGCGTTGTAACCGGCTCTTCCGGCGGCCGCTCCGCACTGGGAACTGCGGGCGCATCGTCGACGGGGGCGGGGAGCGTCGCTTCCGCTTGTACTGCCACGACAGACGAAGCAGTCTCCTCGGTTCTTTCGCTCGAGTCCGACATGGGTTAACTCCGCTGGACAGGCCTCATCGTACAGATGACCGTAATTATAATCTCCTCCGAAACGGTGTAGTTCCAGTCGCGGCAAGCAATCGATCCGCTCCGCTTAGACACGATAGTCCTCTTTCGCGGTTAGACTCTGCTGTGACGAGAATCGTTTACACGCATCCAGAAGAATGTAAATCGTTAAGTGACAGCCTCTTATAGCTTTAGCAACGGTCGCCCGATGCGCGGATTACCACATCTTGTGGCCGTTAATTTGCTATTGCGTACATATAGTAGACCTGATATAATCCCCACGATATGTTGGGTGTACCAGGGCCAAGGATGACCCTCGACGACGGTCAATTGTGGTATCTGGCGCTCGTACGCACGCGGCAGCGGTGGGGTTTTGCCGGCGGCAGGGAGCCATTATGAAGACACGCAGCGTCCTCCTCTATTTTCCAGGGTATCCCTTTGATCCAACAATACTTACGCCGAATAGACCGCTCGCATCCGTTGCGGGAAGCCTGCTCGACCAAGGCCACGAAACGCGCATTCTAGACTTCGGCACCGCGGAGACCGTCGCGCGGCTTGTCGCGGGCAAGGCGTCTGCCCACATGGAGCGGATTGCCGGGCACTGTCTTGACCAGGCTGCAGCGAATCCGCTTCAAACCCTGCACGTGCTCTGGCACGCGCGAGGCGCCGACCGCGCGTTCCGCGACCGGCGTATGCGGTTCGCCCGTGAAATAGCGAACCAGCTCGGCGCGCAGCGCGGTCTTCACTTTGCTGCGTTCATGATGAATACCGTGGAAGACCTCACGAGCACGTTGGCGATTGTCGCTCCCCTGCGCGAGCTGGCGCCGCGGCTGAAGCTTGTCGGCTTCGGAGAAATGGCGCATTTGTTCGGCGAAACTCTTTCCGCCGAACCGAACGCGTTCGATTGCCTCTGCGTCGACGAACCAGAGTCCACGCTCGCCGCGCTGGCCGAGCGAATTGACACGCCGCAGGGTTGGGCGCACATTCCGAATCTTGCATATAAAGACGGGACGCGGGTCCGCGTTTCGCGCCGAGAAGTGGCGGCAAGTCTTTCGGGTTTGCCGGCGCCCGCGTACGAACCCGACGTCTATCCCGCGCTGAAGGCCGAACAAAAAATTCGCGTCTTCACCATTGACGAATGCAGGCCTTCTGCAAGCTACTGCCACGCCGCGCCGCTAGAAGCGGCAGAGCCGCCGCGCGTACGTTCGGTGGCGTCGGTGTGCAACGAGATGTGGCGCATCGGCACGTTGTTTGGCGCACGTGCCTTCCACTTCTCCGGCGAGTCGGCGCCTGCGTCGCACGTCAGCGCCGTTGCGCACGAGTTGATGCGGCGTGGCATGTCCACCATATACACGCGCGCTTCGAGTATTGCGCACGCGGTGCCGGCAACATTCCCGGCGTTGTATTCGTCTGGTTGCGTTGCGATGTCGTTCCCGATCGATACGGGCAGCCAGCGCCTTCTGGACACGTTTTACGGGCGCGATTTCACGATCACCGACGTCGAGCGTGTCCTGCGGTGCGTGAAGTCGATCGGCATGCTCGCGATTGCGCGGTTCACGTACCCCACGCCCGCGGACGATTACCACACCCGCGCGGAGACAATGCGGTTGATCGAACGGACAACGCCGCACGCGGCTCCGGTTGCGCTGCCCGCGGTGCTGCCCGGCACGCGCTGGTATTCGGATGCGCGGCTGCTCGGATTCGAGATTGAATCGTTGCGGAATCACAGAGACGCTCTCGCGACCGGACGGCGCTTTCCCGCGTTGCCCGGCAATTTCCGGCAGACCCGCACCAACCTCGGAATGAGCGATTATGAGGTTTCCTCATTACACCACGATCTCGTTCGCGAGATCGAGCACCGCGGCGTGCCCGCTTCTTTGCCGGATGATTATGTCCGTCTTGCCTGTATCATGGGGGACGCGGGACGCGAACAGGAGTTTGCCGCCCGCGTGCAGCGCGATTTTACGCGGGGCGACGCGATGGGCATCGCCACGCTTGTGGATTTGGTCAATGAAGTCGCATGCGTTTCGGCCAAGCGCATGGCGCTCAAAGCGCCCGACGCCGAACGTATCGCGGTAGGGAACTAAATTGTGCCGGTTGATCGCATTGTCATTACGGGGGCCGGGATTCTCGCCTGCAACGGCATCGGCATGCCCGCGTTTTGGGACGCGCTGCGAAACGGAAGGTCCGGTATCGGCCACATTACGCGATTCGATACGTCACCCTTTCCTTGCCACATCGGCGGACAACTCTGGGACTTCAATCCCGAGGATTTTCTAAGCAAGGCCGACGTCAAGCGCTGGCACAGCCACGTACACCAGTCCGTCGCCTGCGCAAAACTCGCGCACGCGGACGCGGCGTTCGACACCGCGCGCTACGCGCCCGAGCGCGTGGCCGTTGGTTTCGGAACCAGCGTCGGCGCGCCGGACGAACACTACCTTCGTTACCGCGAGACCTTCGAATCACACGGGTGGGACAAGATCGACAAGTTTGCGTCGTCGGCCTCGTCGGGTCACGCGGCGACGGCAAACGTCAGTTCGACCTTCAAGTTCCGCGGGCCCGCCACCACGATTGCGAGCGGTTGCGCCACAGGTCTCGACGTTCTGCAGTGGGGCGTCGAGCAATTGCGCTACGGTCACGCCGACGCGGCCATCGTCGGCGCGTCCGAATCGCCGTTGACGCCGCTAACCATGGCGGTGAGTTGTTCGCTGAACATCGTCTCGAAGCGCAACGACGATCCGGCGAAGGCGATGCGGCCGTTCGACAAACATAGCGACGGCATTGTGCTCAGCGAAGGCGCCGGCGCGGTGATCCTCGAACGCGAATCGAACGCGCGCGCGCGCGGCGCGAGAATCTATGCCGAACTCGCGGGCTACGCCGCGGCCGCGGAAGGCAATAACCCGCTCGTCATCGATAAGGAAGGCAAGGCCCTTGCCCGCGCGATCGAGAATGCGCTGCGCGCCGCGGGCATGCGAAACGAAGAGTTGGACGCGGCAATCTGCCACGGCGTGTCGCTGCCCATGTACGACCGCAGCGAATCCGCCGCATACAAACGCGCGCTCGGCAGGCATGCATACCACATCCCCATCAGCGCGCCCAAATCCATGACGGGCCAACCCTACGCCGCCGGCGGATTGCTGGGAATCGCCGCGGCGATTCTCGCGCTGGAACACGGTGTCATGCCGCCCACGATCAACCTTGATGAACCCGACCCCGAATGCGATCTCGACTACGTCCCGCACACATCGCGGCTGAATGATGTCCGCTCCGCTCTCGTTACGGCCATGAGTTTCGGAGGCACGCACAGCGGCGTCGTTCTGCGGAAGTGCGCGTAATGGAACTGGCCATCACGTCGGGGTTCCTCGCGGCCTCGGCAGTCTCGTGCGTATTGCTTGCCGCGATCGTATTGATCCGATCGCGCCGCACCGCCGTTCATTGGGCGTTTATCGCGTTGTGCGCCGACCTTGGATTGTGGACCACCGCAATTCTCCTCGTCGTGCGCGCGGACAGCGTTGAAGCCGCGCACACCTACGTGAATGCGTGCTTCTGGTTCGCATGCTTCATGCCCGCCGCGTATTACACCTTCATCAGCCTCTTCCCGCGCGGCAAGTTCGACGGGTCGATCGTTCTCCTGGGTATTCTCGCTGTATCGGGGACGCTGCTATTGCTGCTCTCGCTGACGCTGGAGTCGCAGTACGTGCGCGAAATTACGCTAACGCCCGGGTCGGCGCCGAAAGTGCGCTACGGCCCGCTTCTCAGCGGGTTCTCCGCGTTGTGCGCGCTTGTGTTCATTTCGATGCACTTCAACCTGTATCGAAAACTGCGCCGCTCCGCCGGTATAGAACGGCGCCAGATTCAGCACGTCTTTCTGGGCATTCTTACCGCAACGTTGACCGGCGTTCTCACGAATGTCGTCGGACCGCTCGTCGGCGTGTACGACATGGAACCGTACGGCCCCGTGTTCATCGTCGCGATGATGGGCTTCTTCGCGTACGCGATGGTGCGGTACCATCTGCTCGACATACTCACCATCCTGTCGCGTACCGCCGTCTTCGCCATATCGAGCGGTACGGTGGCGCTGGTGTTCATCAGTTCCGTGACCTTCGTACAGTGGGCCCTCAGCGTGTTCCCCGTGGTCAGCGAAGACCTGCGCACCGTCCTGCCCACCGTCATCGCGGCACTGGTAATCGTGCTCATCCTCGAACCGATACGCGAACGCGCCCAACTCATCCTGAACCGCGTCGTTATGCGGAGGCGCTACGACCTCAACCAGTTCCTCGCACGCGTCGGAAAAACGGCCGCGGAATGCGTAAAACTCGACGAATTACTCGACCGCGTGTCACGCGACATTCAATCCACGATCGGCGCTTCCGTCGTGCGGGTAATGCTCGTCGACGAGAAGGACCCCAATTCGCTCGTCACCGAGCACTCGACCAAACCCGAAGAGAAGGGAACGGTTACGCACGAGTACAGCGCGTTAATCGAACACATTCGCGCCTCGGGCGAAGCGCTTCTGCTCGAGAAGCTCGTCCACGATCGGGCCTCCGAGCAAATGGCGCAGGTTGCCGAAATGCTCGCCGAACTCGACGCGTATCTGTGCGTCCCGCTGGTTCGCACCAGCGGACTGGTCGGCATCGTCAACTGCGGACAAAAGTACTCACGCGACATCTATACCAACGAAGACGTCACTGCGTTCACGGCCTTGAGCAGCCCGCTCGCGACCGCCGTCGAAAACGCGCGCCTGTACCGCAAGCTCGATGAAGCCAACCAGCATCGCGCGCGCATCCTCGGCAGCATGCGCGGCGGCGTGATCGCGGTCGACACCGACGGGAAGATCACGACCGTGAACTACGGCGTGTCCGAAATTCTGGGACCCGTCGAACTGGGCGCCCACATTTCACAGCTCAACCCGCAGGTGGCCAACATACTCGAACAGACGCTGACGACCCGGCGGCCGGTGCTGGATTACGAAACCTTGATCGTCCGGCCCGATGAAGAGCGTGTACCAGTCGTGATGTCGTCTTCAATCCTCACGACCGGCGAAGACGAATTGTCGGGCGCGATGGTGGTGATCTACGACCTGACGCAGGTCAAGCGCCTGGAACAGAACGTTCAGCGGGCGCACCGGCTATCATCGGTAGGCACGTTAGCCGCAGGCATGGCGCATGAAATTAAGAATCCACTAGTTTCAATAAAAACGTTCTCGCAACTGCTCCCGCTTCGCTACGATGACCCCGATTTCCGCGCTACCTTCACCGACATCGTGCCGCACGAGGTCGAGCGAATAGACTCCATCGTAACGCGTTTGCTCCATTTCGCGCGGCCCAAGCCTGCCACTTTCGCACCGCAAGACCTCCGTGCTATTATAGAAGAGGTGCTGGTGCTGGTTGAGAACCAGTTGCGCAAGGGGAACATCACCGTTGAGACGGATTTCCCCGGACCGCGCGTCAACATCTACGGCGACGAGCAGCAGTTGCACCAGGTTTTTTTGAACCTGGTGCTGAACGCCGTGGATGCGATGCGCGAAAAAAGGCGCGGCATGCTTCGGGTGCGGGTGGACTACGAACGCATGCAGGTTCGGCGTGGCGCCAAGGGTTCGGCTCCGGAAATCGACTGCGTCAAAATCCGCGTCACCGACACGGGATGCGGGATGAGCAGCGAGAGTCTCGAGCGAATCTTCACGCCGTTCTACACGACAAAGGATGAAGGGACCGGGCTGGGGTTGTCGGTCGTGCATGGGATCGTGCAGGAGCACGGCGGGACCATTTACGTCGAGAGCGCTCCCGGTCAAGAGACGACATTCGTCATCACGCTCCCCATCGCGCACCGACTCTCCGAACAAAAAGGCGCGTAGCATGCGAGCAGTAGTCGTCGTGGCCGAGGAACTGGGGGTCCGCGAGGCGTTGGGTGCGGCCTTGCGCGAAACGTCCGTTGTATTCATCGAGCGAAGCGTGGATGACGCGTTGCGGCGAATGGTCACCGTTCCCGCCGATTTGGTCTTTTTGGACGATACGCCGAAGTTGGGTATCGAGGCGCTTGGTCGGTTGCAGGCCGAACTCCCGGGTGTGCCGATTATCGCGGTATTGGGCCGTGGGGACACCGAAACGCGCGCAAGCTACGTCGTCGCCGGCGCGAGCGCCTGCGTCACCAAACCGTTCTCGTGCGATGACCTGAATCGCGTCATCGATGAAGTGCTCGCCAGCCCCGCCCCACGGCCGCACACACAAATGCTCCTGCCGGCGGTAATGAGCGCGCCTGCGACCGTCGACCGCCACCAGACCGCGCTGCGTTGGATAAGCCGCGCAAACGCGATGCTCGACAATCCGGCGCGCCTCGCCGAATTGTTTGTCGAGGCCATGGCCGATATCTTTGGTGTGGCGCGATGCGCAGTACTCTTGGAGAATGACGGGGCCGTTCGCGTCGCGGCGTCGCAAGGACTGTCGCCTGTCGTCGCAGATTCGCTGCGCCTCTCGTTCACGGCGGGTCTTATGCGAACGCTGGAAGCGTCACCGGCGCTCACCGACCGCGCAACCGTCGCCGATCCGAATGCGGCCCGCGACATGTCGCTGCTCGGTGCGCGGCTCGCAGTGCCGCTCCTATCGGACGGAAACGTCGTCGGTGCATTCGCGATTGGCGACTCGCCGTCCGGCGGTGCATTTTCGCGCGACGATTGTGAGCTGCTCGCGCTGCTCGCGCGGACCGCGGGCGTCGCGCTGGAAAATGCGCGCCGTTACAGCACGGTCAGCCATCTGCACGGCCAGCTTCACACGATCATCGCGCGGCTTACGTCCGGTGTGGTGGTCGTTGCGCCCGACAAGACCGTGTCGATGATGAACGAAAGCGCGGAGAAGTTGCTGGCGATGCGAAGCCACGACATCGTCGGCTACAGCGTGCAGCGCCTTGGCTCCGCATTTGCGGATGTGGCGCTACGCGCAATGACCGAAGGCCGTCCGTTAGTGCGGCAGGAAGTGCGCGATCCCGCAACCGGCTCGACACTTGGCATCAGCGCGGCGCCCGCGGGCGATCACGGTGTGGCGTTGATCTTTGCGAAGGTCCCGCAGCGCGACGCCGATCGGGCGGGCGAGGACGTGCTGGGCAGTCCGTATTGGGAATTCCTGTCCGCGCGCGTCGCGCAGGAAGTGAAAAACCCGCTCGTCGCGATCAACACGTTTGCGCAACTGCTCCCGCGGAAGTACGAGTCGCCCGACTTCCGCACGCAATTCAGCGACGTCGTGCAGAAGGAAGTTACGCGCATTAACCGCGTGGTCGAGACGCTCTACGACTTCGCGCGCCCGCCTCGACTCGCCCGCCAGCGGTCGAGCGTCAACGAAATCGTCACCAACGTACTGAGTACTTTCGAGGACAAGCTCCGCGCGGCAAACATCTCGCTGACGACCGACTACGATATGTCAAATCCCATCGCCGAACTGGACCCGCTGTATTTCGCGCAGGCCCTGCACAATGTCATTCAAAATGCGTATGAAATGATGCCCGAAGGTGGTAAACTAAAAGTCGACACGCGCGCGCGGGGAGGCGCCTGCGAGGTTACCGTGTCGGATTCCGGTCCCGGCATCGACGCGGAAAACGCTCCGCTGGTCTTTCTACCGTTTTTCAGCACGCGCGAAACCGGGATGGGGTTGGGCTTGAGCGTGGCGCACCGCATCATGCGCCAACACCAGGGCGACCTCCGGCTCGTGTCGTCGAAGTCCGGTTCGACTTTTGTGTTTCTGGTACCAATAGGCGGGTCGCCGAAATCCGGCGCGCATGTAACGGACGGCGCACCAGCGGGGGTGATGAATGAAGACAGTCCTGGCCGTTGACGACGAACTCAGTGTCCGGGAAGCGTACCGGCTTATTCTCTCGGACAGGTATCGCGTGCTCCAGGCAGAGGATGGACCCGCCGCGCTCAAGATTCTGAACGAAACCCATGTCGATCTCGTGTTGCTCGACATGGTCATGCCCTCGATGTCCGGCATGGAAGTGCTCGACGCCATCG
This window harbors:
- a CDS encoding PQQ-binding-like beta-propeller repeat protein, whose translation is MREWKRLACTAVLIGIAGVHAQADADNHRMWSWYLGDLERTHYSSLDQIDAANVAQLEQAWVYRSGGEAQIQCNPIVVGSLLYGVSAERHIFALDAATGKERWKFVAPDKQAGASVLRGVQYWESGRDKRIMAAIGHHVYALNARTGKHVTSFGKDGAINLKDYYQRDVSNLSLGVTTPGAIYKDIMIMSVRVHEGNPAAPGDIMAFNVRTGEKAWEFHTIPRPGEFGYETWPPDAWQRVGGANCWGGMSLDEKRGVVYVPTGSATYDFYGADRHGENLFANCLLALKADTGERIWHYQIVRHDLWDRDLPAPPNLVTLVHDGRKRDAVAQITKSGYVFVFDRDTGEPLFPIEEVAAPPSDLPGEQAWPTQPLPLKPPPFARQGFRENEVTKRTQPAHDDVLERLKRLRWNGPFTPPSLEGTLIVPSFDGGGEWGGAAINPTTGVMYVNANEIPCIVSMFDASEGASKLDSHGKRIYSQNCVFCHGVDMKGDPIRVFPPLKDLQKKYSKEQMALHIKSGKERMPAFAFLGDADLNAVINYICGLEDAAATREGPATPPPPASQERGKTWFNHSGYTRFVDRDGYPAWQPPWGTLTAIDLNKGEHLWQIPLGYEPALADAGLTNTGSENYGGPIVTGSGLIFIAASKDAHLRAIDERTGKTLWMGELPAAGYATPSTYMIKGRQYVVIAAGGGKLGTPASDAYVAFALPKSKNR
- a CDS encoding DUF1232 domain-containing protein, translated to MLGVLISTVYLLNFTVGVFELPDALPIVGNLDEAAAAALLFSSLRYLGIDILPFGRRKQIETREVIDVTPPKETK
- a CDS encoding DUF4230 domain-containing protein, whose product is MAVQAEATLPAPVDDAPAVPSAERPPEEPVTTRVVIRRAPTAAWAVAAVFLGAIAAATFLIYTVMYSVPAKVIETGGAAATTAIEEMARVPDRLAAAFKPEVNVSTIVSSGIENVKHESKLVVLTTDVDVEIDKSSEKRVLWESFKLGDTTVRLRVRDNRVQYVIPLQAFDQDDVTFDPEDKSLCVTLPAPRVDPDVVEVQSNPDSIDTQTEVGWGRLQMFSGDFLLEEAKRELRDAVLREGANPILQDKARAAAERTVRELLKGWMPNLREDVELNIAFIDDEPEKSA
- a CDS encoding beta-ketoacyl-[acyl-carrier-protein] synthase family protein, yielding MPVDRIVITGAGILACNGIGMPAFWDALRNGRSGIGHITRFDTSPFPCHIGGQLWDFNPEDFLSKADVKRWHSHVHQSVACAKLAHADAAFDTARYAPERVAVGFGTSVGAPDEHYLRYRETFESHGWDKIDKFASSASSGHAATANVSSTFKFRGPATTIASGCATGLDVLQWGVEQLRYGHADAAIVGASESPLTPLTMAVSCSLNIVSKRNDDPAKAMRPFDKHSDGIVLSEGAGAVILERESNARARGARIYAELAGYAAAAEGNNPLVIDKEGKALARAIENALRAAGMRNEELDAAICHGVSLPMYDRSESAAYKRALGRHAYHIPISAPKSMTGQPYAAGGLLGIAAAILALEHGVMPPTINLDEPDPECDLDYVPHTSRLNDVRSALVTAMSFGGTHSGVVLRKCA
- a CDS encoding GAF domain-containing protein: MELAITSGFLAASAVSCVLLAAIVLIRSRRTAVHWAFIALCADLGLWTTAILLVVRADSVEAAHTYVNACFWFACFMPAAYYTFISLFPRGKFDGSIVLLGILAVSGTLLLLLSLTLESQYVREITLTPGSAPKVRYGPLLSGFSALCALVFISMHFNLYRKLRRSAGIERRQIQHVFLGILTATLTGVLTNVVGPLVGVYDMEPYGPVFIVAMMGFFAYAMVRYHLLDILTILSRTAVFAISSGTVALVFISSVTFVQWALSVFPVVSEDLRTVLPTVIAALVIVLILEPIRERAQLILNRVVMRRRYDLNQFLARVGKTAAECVKLDELLDRVSRDIQSTIGASVVRVMLVDEKDPNSLVTEHSTKPEEKGTVTHEYSALIEHIRASGEALLLEKLVHDRASEQMAQVAEMLAELDAYLCVPLVRTSGLVGIVNCGQKYSRDIYTNEDVTAFTALSSPLATAVENARLYRKLDEANQHRARILGSMRGGVIAVDTDGKITTVNYGVSEILGPVELGAHISQLNPQVANILEQTLTTRRPVLDYETLIVRPDEERVPVVMSSSILTTGEDELSGAMVVIYDLTQVKRLEQNVQRAHRLSSVGTLAAGMAHEIKNPLVSIKTFSQLLPLRYDDPDFRATFTDIVPHEVERIDSIVTRLLHFARPKPATFAPQDLRAIIEEVLVLVENQLRKGNITVETDFPGPRVNIYGDEQQLHQVFLNLVLNAVDAMREKRRGMLRVRVDYERMQVRRGAKGSAPEIDCVKIRVTDTGCGMSSESLERIFTPFYTTKDEGTGLGLSVVHGIVQEHGGTIYVESAPGQETTFVITLPIAHRLSEQKGA
- a CDS encoding GAF domain-containing protein, whose translation is MRAVVVVAEELGVREALGAALRETSVVFIERSVDDALRRMVTVPADLVFLDDTPKLGIEALGRLQAELPGVPIIAVLGRGDTETRASYVVAGASACVTKPFSCDDLNRVIDEVLASPAPRPHTQMLLPAVMSAPATVDRHQTALRWISRANAMLDNPARLAELFVEAMADIFGVARCAVLLENDGAVRVAASQGLSPVVADSLRLSFTAGLMRTLEASPALTDRATVADPNAARDMSLLGARLAVPLLSDGNVVGAFAIGDSPSGGAFSRDDCELLALLARTAGVALENARRYSTVSHLHGQLHTIIARLTSGVVVVAPDKTVSMMNESAEKLLAMRSHDIVGYSVQRLGSAFADVALRAMTEGRPLVRQEVRDPATGSTLGISAAPAGDHGVALIFAKVPQRDADRAGEDVLGSPYWEFLSARVAQEVKNPLVAINTFAQLLPRKYESPDFRTQFSDVVQKEVTRINRVVETLYDFARPPRLARQRSSVNEIVTNVLSTFEDKLRAANISLTTDYDMSNPIAELDPLYFAQALHNVIQNAYEMMPEGGKLKVDTRARGGACEVTVSDSGPGIDAENAPLVFLPFFSTRETGMGLGLSVAHRIMRQHQGDLRLVSSKSGSTFVFLVPIGGSPKSGAHVTDGAPAGVMNEDSPGR